ATTTTCGAGACGATCACCGTCACCGGCTCACGCTCGATCATCACGTCCATATCAACCGGCTGCACGTCGATTGTAGCGGAAATCTCGGTCCGGCGAGCGCCACCTTCGGCGGATTTGCCGAACTGGTTGCGGACCTCGCGCAGTTCTTCGGTGATGCGGCCCCATTGCAGGCCCTCATCCGAGATCAGCGCATTCAGCCCGTCCTGTTCTTCCAGCAGATTATCCCGCTCGGCCCGCAGCTCCATCTCTTCCAGCTTGCGCAGGGCACGCAGGCGCATATTCAGGATCGCTTCGGCCTGAACCTCGGTCAGACGGATTTCGACCCCGGCATCCGCACCCCAGTTCTCGGCCAGAAGCCCGGCCTTGGGATCGTCGTCATAGCGGATGATCTCGATCACCCGGTCGAGATTGAGGAAGGCGACGATATACCCCTCCAGCACCTCCAGACGTGCAGCGATCTTTGCCAGACGATAATTGGTCCGCCGCAGCAGCACATCGCGGCGATGATCGAGAAATGCCCGCAGCACCTCTTTCAGCGAGCAGACACGCGGGACGCGCCCGTCGATCAGCACGTTCATGTTCAACCCGAAACGGATCTCAAGATCGGAGGATTTGAACAAAGCCGCCATAAGCTGCGCGGGATCGACGCTGCGGGTCTTGGGTTCCAGAACGATGCGCACATCCTCGGCGGATTCGTCGCGCACATCGGCGAGGATCGGCATTTTCTTGGTCTGGATCAGTTCGGCCAGACGCTCGATCAGCTTGGATTTCTGCACCTGATAGGGGATTTCCGTGACCACGATCTGCCAGGTCCCGCGGCCAAGATCCTCTTGTTCCCAACGCGCCCGCAAACGCAGGCTGCCGCGCCCGGTGCGGTACGCCTCGCTGATCGTCTCGGCATCCTCGACCAGAACGCCGCCGGTCGGAAAATCCGGACCCTGTACGAAATTCAGCAATGTCTCGTCACGGGCATCCGGCGACTTGATCATATACAGACAGGCGTCGATCACCTCATGCAGATTATGCGGCGGAATATTCGTCGCCATCCCCACCGCAATGCCCGAAGCGCCGTTACACAGCAGGTTCGGAAAGGCCGCCGGAAGCACGACGGGTTCGGTCAGGGTGCCGTCATAATTTGGCCGGAACTCGACCGCATCCTCGGTCAGCCCCTGCATCAGCGTATCGCCGGGATCGGCCAGCCGCGCCTCGGTATAGCGGGATGCCGCCGGGCTGTCCCCGTCGATATTGCCGAAATTCCCCTGCCCGTCGACCAGCGGGTAACGCATGGCGAAATCCTGCGCCAGACGCGCCATCGCATCATAGATCGCCGCATCGCCGTGAGGGTGGTAATTCCCCATCACGTCCCCCGCGATCTTGGCCGATTTGCGGAAAGGCCCGTTCGGCGCAAGTCGCAATTCGCGCATCGCATAGAGGATGCGCCGGTGCACCGGTTTCAGCCCGTCACGGGCATCGGGCAACGCACGATTCATGATCGTGGACAGCGCATAGGTCAGATAGCGCTCACCAATCGCGCGTGAAAGCGGTTCCGCGCTGAGATTCTCGGGCTGTTCGGGAATGATATCGTCGGACATGACACGGATTTATGCCGCAGAAGCCGTCCGGTCCAGCCGGAAAACATCGCTTGCCGCCAAACCTGCCGGAACGGTCCACTTGTCAGAGGCGTTAGGCTCGCATTATTCCCCCATTAACCTCGCTTAACGGGGCCTCTGAAGCAGGGTGTTACAGAAACAATGTTCAAGCTGATCTTTGTGACGCTGATCGCGTTCTTCGCAGTGTTGTTCGTGTATGGAGACGGCGAGACACGACGCGTCACCGCTGCGCCGACCGAGCCTGCCACCGAGGCCGCTCCGCAGGAAAACCGCGCGGCCGAAGCAGCAGAGGAAGCGGCGGCAGAGGCACGGGCCCAGGCGGAATCCGAAAGCGCGGCACAGCAAAGCGCAGCCGAGGTCGAGCAGACCCCGGAACAGCGTCCCCGATATGCCGGACCAGAGCTGCGCCCCTCTCCCGAATACGCCAATCAGCAGCCTGCGGAAGATCTGGCCGAAGCACCGACCGATACGCTTTACGTCACCGGCAGTTCGGTGAATTTCCGCGCCGGACCGACAACCTCGGATAACGTGGTCGGACGATTGTCACGGGGCCAGATCGTGACCGCCATCGGCCCTCGTACCGGGGATTGGGTGGAAATCCGGGACGGTCAGGGCCGCACCGGCTTCATGTCGGCGCAATTCCTGTCCGCCGACCAGCCATAAAGGCGTTCGCATCAGGTCAGAGCGCGTTCACCAATGCGGTGAAATGCTCGCCGCGTTTCTCGAAATTAGGATATTGATCGAAGCTTGCCGCAGCGGGGGCCAGCAACACCGTCTCACCGGGCTGCGCTTCCGCATGGGCGCGGGCGATGGCAGCCTCCATCGTGTCCGAGACCTCATGCGGCGTATCTCCAAGCTGAAGCGCGAAATCCCTGGCGGAGTGGCCGATCAGATAGGCTTTCACCACATTCCCCAGATGGGGCTGCAAGGCAGCAATGCCGCCATCCTTCCCAAGCCCGCCCGCGATCCAGCGGATATTACGGAACGCCTGCAAAGCCTGCTCGGCGGCGTCGATATTCGTCGCTTTCGAGTCGTTCACATAGCGCACGCCATTCAGCTCGCGCACGGTCTGGCTGCGATGCGGAAGCCCGGCAAAGCTGTGAAACGCT
This sequence is a window from Paracoccus aerodenitrificans. Protein-coding genes within it:
- the parC gene encoding DNA topoisomerase IV subunit A, which codes for MSDDIIPEQPENLSAEPLSRAIGERYLTYALSTIMNRALPDARDGLKPVHRRILYAMRELRLAPNGPFRKSAKIAGDVMGNYHPHGDAAIYDAMARLAQDFAMRYPLVDGQGNFGNIDGDSPAASRYTEARLADPGDTLMQGLTEDAVEFRPNYDGTLTEPVVLPAAFPNLLCNGASGIAVGMATNIPPHNLHEVIDACLYMIKSPDARDETLLNFVQGPDFPTGGVLVEDAETISEAYRTGRGSLRLRARWEQEDLGRGTWQIVVTEIPYQVQKSKLIERLAELIQTKKMPILADVRDESAEDVRIVLEPKTRSVDPAQLMAALFKSSDLEIRFGLNMNVLIDGRVPRVCSLKEVLRAFLDHRRDVLLRRTNYRLAKIAARLEVLEGYIVAFLNLDRVIEIIRYDDDPKAGLLAENWGADAGVEIRLTEVQAEAILNMRLRALRKLEEMELRAERDNLLEEQDGLNALISDEGLQWGRITEELREVRNQFGKSAEGGARRTEISATIDVQPVDMDVMIEREPVTVIVSKMGWIRAMKGHQPLDAEVKFRDGDGPFMALHAETTDKLMLFGSNGRFYTLPAHELPGGRGLGEPVRLMVDLPNDAAIVDLFPWREGVKYLLASKEGNGFVVNAADILAQTKSGKQVLNGDALLCRVVQGDHVASVGENRKMLIFPLDELPEMARGKGVRIQKFKDGGLSDAVCLTLTEGLRWQESGGRTRTEPDLTEWLGKRATAGRMAPRGFPRDNRFN
- a CDS encoding SH3 domain-containing protein, which produces MFKLIFVTLIAFFAVLFVYGDGETRRVTAAPTEPATEAAPQENRAAEAAEEAAAEARAQAESESAAQQSAAEVEQTPEQRPRYAGPELRPSPEYANQQPAEDLAEAPTDTLYVTGSSVNFRAGPTTSDNVVGRLSRGQIVTAIGPRTGDWVEIRDGQGRTGFMSAQFLSADQP